A genomic stretch from Lathyrus oleraceus cultivar Zhongwan6 chromosome 2, CAAS_Psat_ZW6_1.0, whole genome shotgun sequence includes:
- the LOC127117744 gene encoding transcription factor PAR1, with translation MEEQTMEMETAFLTQNMNTTTATATTTATTTHEVQKSLHVLRRSRRRCMDGVGKEKLVLLKEVAVEEKEKVEDEESDDREEIERKINALQRIVPNGESYGVDKLFDETAGYILALQYQVKALKALTGFFQKMEKDKTKLGG, from the coding sequence ATGGAAGAACAAACCATGGAAATGGAAACAGCATTTCTCACTCAAAACATGAATACTACTACTGCTACTGCGACCACTACCGCTACTACCACACATGAAGTTCAAAAGTCTCTGCATGTTCTACGGCGAAGCCGTAGACGGTGCATGGATGGCGTCGGCAAGGAGAAACTGGTTTTGCTAAAGGAAGTCGCTGTTGAGGAGAAAGAAAAGGTCGAAGATGAAGAAAGTGATGATAGAGAAGAGATAGAGAGAAAGATTAATGCATTGCAGAGGATTGTACCTAACGGTGAGTCTTATGGTGTGGACAAGCTTTTTGATGAAACTGCTGGTTATATTCTGGCTTTACAGTATCAAGTCAAAGCTTTGAAAGCTCTTACTGGTTTCTTTCAGAAGATGGAGAAAGACAAAACTAAACTCGGTGGTTAA